In the Anaerostipes caccae L1-92 genome, CTTTCTATTAAATTTTCTTTGACCATTATACTAGAAAAAATCCGTCCGGACAACTCCGGACGGATCTCTATAACCCCTTCACCTTACATTTCTGCAAGGACATTTTTGACATATTCATAGGCTCTCGGGCAGTGGCTCTTTAAAGAAGCTCTGTTCATAGAATACTCTTTAAATACCTCTGCAAAGAACTCTTTGTTGTTTGATACCGCATATGCTCTGTTGTCGCCGGCAAAATTGTTCTTTTCTGCATTATAGATCGCTCTGAACTCTGCTGTGGAATCAGCTCTGTTGTTTACATATGCTACGAAGTGTCCTACCTCATGAATCAAAACTCTGTTGACATTATTCTTTACAACGATTTTTTTCTGAGATGGACTGAAGACTCCGTCTGCCCCTTTCAGTAAAGAAGAATTTGGATTTGTCTCGATGGCCATTCCCACTCTGTTGAATTCGCTGATTACCTTGTCATCGACAATCC is a window encoding:
- a CDS encoding anthrax toxin lethal factor-related metalloendopeptidase, encoding MKKAIKKVLVSALAVLLVVGFTAPAAAAPVKAASSKVTVKTSTSKKVKTKTYKLKKKVKRKKVTTKKTKKTSKKVITSVSKKVEETVQTDIVVKTTKKAKKKTVKTTTTIKKVIKTTNLAQAGNANISQLKGIVDDKVISEFNRVGMAIETNPNSSLLKGADGVFSPSQKKIVVKNNVNRVLIHEVGHFVAYVNNRADSTAEFRAIYNAEKNNFAGDNRAYAVSNNKEFFAEVFKEYSMNRASLKSHCPRAYEYVKNVLAEM